From the genome of Xiphophorus couchianus chromosome 15, X_couchianus-1.0, whole genome shotgun sequence:
AAGCCATGCAGCTGTGAGCAACCTACCTTTTCTCTTATAGCAATTGTTGAGCAACAAGCACATCAACACTTCTTTGGGAATTCTAAAACGAACAAATGCCAAAACATCGGATATTTTTCGATGTGACCACTCGTGCTGTCATTGAATGCTGCACGCTATGTTTGCCTTGTTCCAGGGTTTGGTCTAAAGCCATTCACTTCAACAAAGATGTTTGGTTTCATCACTGTTCAGCAGCTATCCCTTTTATCCCCTCCTGCAAACATTGCTCTCATTGTTCctcattttccacaaaagtctTTCTTTATATCGTctttacctctttttttttcttctatctttTTCCCAACTGCCATTCTCACACTGTATCCCCTCACTGAATGTTGTGACTTACTTTTTCTTGTTGGAAGTTACCTAAAGGGATTGGCTGTGACAGCACTAAATGATTCGGGCTGATATCAGGAAGGGAGGGCGGGAAAGCTGCGTTGCTATGTAACAGCTGGGAAATTGGCCACTGGCTGAACGTAAAATTGGAGTCAACTGACTCTCATCTGAAGtagatttcttttgttgttgttgatagcaaacagcaaaatgaaGCTGTACttggaaacaaaacagataTTGACCTCTGGGCAGTTTTTCTACTATTTTTGAGTAACACAGACCAGGGAATTGGGGAGACTACCCGTCCACGTTGACCTTTCTTTGAAGAGGAATCCTGTTAAAGTGGCCCACAGAGTCTAACAGGCGGTGTTTGGTGTGTCTAGAGACTTGATAAGTCTCGATGGATATTCTCGTCACAACAAGAGAATCACGGAATgagcaaaagaggaacctttagGGATTACTATTTTCAAATCGCGCACAGCTGTGGTTTAGGCTTAGCAGAATCCTTACTTTGGGTCATAGCCATGGCCTAATGCAGATGTTCAGCGGCATTAGACAGACATGCACCATGCTGAATGAGGATCCAGCTTGTTCCACTCTAGACTGTAGCATTTCCACAGCTGAGAACCGCGTTCCCATTCTTCTTCTCTGCAGAATTTGTGAAGTGAAAGTGAAGCTACTGTAAACGTTGAGAGTTGTTTGAGCATTGTAACAGAGAACAAAGTGGGTGGCTCACTGAGATTGTATCTCGGAACATGCATACACATACACTTGAAGAGCTTGTGGGTGCAGCCACATTCAGCAACTGTGAGCCACTGTTTTGAGATGAGAGGCttctatgtgaaaaaaaaaagagagagaaattatGCATTTCCATGCTGCGGGGGTATATCtgggcagagagagggagagagaaatgAAGGCAGGGACCAGTGCATGAGTGCAAGCAGACGAATACGGGTTAAATCAAACACTTCTGTCAGTGTCTCGGggtccagctgcagtcattCCTCTGGCCGCCCTGGATTCCTATGTGGAATTGCACAATCCTTCTGTCATACCTTGTGGTAATCTAGGATGAACAAGCGGGGGAATCATAAGTCTCCAATATTCTGTTCTTTGCCAGATGTTAATGCTGTCTTAGGAGAAATTACGTTTGTGAGTGATCTTTCAGTCCACAGCATGGCTGCATTACAGAtcaaggattttattttgagggTAAACAAAGGGCCAGCATCATGTCTGGGAAACATCCATGCACCATCCATAAGCACCAGACAGGCACCAGATGGATTTTGTCGTCTGTTGTAGtttctcaaattaaaaaaaaacccccgaaaaaaacaacaacacttaaaataaatatagtcTGTACTCAATTAATTAgttatatgtaaataaatagaaaatatcagatttattgaattatttactCTTGCTCATTGTCTGCTGAAATGTCAATGACAAAGCAGCccatatttgtttatttttttttataatcctatatttaaaatacagtttaaaaaattatattttcatgtgttttaatgttttgctctGTGGGATACTTTTGACATGTAAGAACATTTATCCAGCTGGATTATAGGAATAATTTTGACAATGAGAAACTAACATCCAATTTCACTTtacgttattttttttttcttctatgaaTTACATACAACTggataaactttatttttcttggatAAAAGTACAAAGGCATTGTAAATGTTGCCATGGAGTGTGTGGTGCTGTTCTGAGGGGAGGGGAGGATTCCCGTCCCCGCTCCCCGGTGCTTCTGCTTAAGTGACATTTCAGGGGGGAAACACATTTGTAGCGCAGTATGTACAGTAGCTATACTCTGTTCCACCAACGCTGCATTTAGATTCCTGGGGGTGTAGCCACGGTACACGGCTCTCACATGACCTCACTGCAGGCTGAAAGCCAATAGGATTTCGTTGTGAGCGTGACGTTGGAGGCGGGTTAGCTAGCTTGTGTGTAGGTGCGTGTACGCGCGCGCGCGTACATTCAAACCTTCCTTTCCTCCCCCCTCCTTcgcatctctctctctctctctctctgtgtgtgtacaGGCGCAGTGTGTGCAGCTTCGCTCTGCACTGAATGAACTAGATTCCCGGCCACGTAAGAAGCACAGCGGTACCACGGGAGAGAGGATGTCCTGCTGAATCAAGGGATTGGCCTGGGAAAGTCGGCCgtcccttccttccttccttccacaAGCTTTGCAGCGGCATTCACAGGCGACAGACGGCACATTTCTTCTACTGGATAAGTTCAAGCGGAGGATAGAGAGCGCTGACCCGAGCGACACAAAGAGCTTCAGCAGTCTCTCCGGATGGGGCTCTCTCCTTATGACAATCACCGTGCATGGATGTGATCCCGGGGAACAAGGCCGTGCACTGACCTGGTACTCGTTAGCCCACCAAGCTAACCAGTTAGCTCTGCACCTGCTAGCAAAACCCTGACGAATTTCAGCAGCTATTATTAGCTCAGAAACTTGCTTAATTTGTTTGGCTTGTGCATTCCTTAAATGCGACTGCAAGCcgcgtaaaaaaaaaatattgtttccgTTTTACGAAACGTCTCTTAGAATTTCACCGGCGAGATAAGCTAGCGGACCGTTGACTTTAGCAGccttcattcatttttaaaagctaaCTTTTGGTAGCCTTTGTTGCAGCTTTTTGTCTTGCATCCACGTTAATGAAACTGCACCTCGTTGTTGAAGGCTTTCAGAGAGCTCTGGCCTTACAGTCAGGTATTTAACACAGACTTCATTCCATGAATGTATAACAAAGGGGAGCAAATGAGCTGTGGACAAATTAAACCCTTTTTGAGTATAGTATCTCGCCGGTTGACATAAAACCAAAGCACGGTACTTTAAATTCAcgttattattgttttattatccaTACATATATACGtgacatattttaaagtatCGTGCGAGCTAGAGGTGCCCTAACCGAGGAAGAGGAGAACAAGGAGAAaacttcatatatatatattttttgtgtggaGATTTCGCACTTATTCCTCATGAACATACAGAGGTCAAATCCAATCAACATTTCACGTTATGGGAGATCGCGACACAAATCGCACGATTTTGAAGAATTGTCTTGCCTAAGGACTACAGAGTCGAACCAGAGTTTCAGCCCGAACCTCGGCTCCCCCAGCCCGCCGGAGACCCCGGACTCCTCGCACTGCATCTCCCGCATCGGGGACTACCTTTTGTTGGAGCCGCTGGAGGGAGACCACGTTTTCAGAGCCGCCCACCTGCACAGCGGGGACGAGCTCATATGTAAGGTGAGCAGCACGGACCTTCACGTTCCCCCCCAAAATAATCgacctacatttttttttttaaaattatttttctatgcACTTCATTCAAAAAGTCGTTTGTTAAATATTGCAATTGCTTCCGGTGCTGAGAATATCCAGCACAAAAATGCAGATTGGGGGGGTATTGTTGCAGGATGCATGTTGCATCGAAACCTGCCacctcaactttttttttttttttttttaaattattgcttGCATTGTAAATAGAGAGCTGGCAGCCCAGCCTGGTGGAAAAAGTGAATGGAGTGAGCTGTGTGGTTTGGATTGCATGATGTAACGTTGACAAAGGAGTGAGTAACCACGTACACACGCACACTCCTGTTAGTGCCATTCTGGCTTACCCGTGGCTTCTCCCTTTCACAGCACAATGCTGTAATCAGTATACCTCCGAATGGATGTTTGGCATGCGAGTGTTGCCATGTGCTGCACAAAATTCTCAGGGGAACTGAATGTTTAATGAGCTGATGAGTTGGAGGAATATACCGCCTTTGAAGgcagagatgcaccaatcattcgacacgcacacacacaaaaatggaGCCAGACGAGTTTTCCTGAtctctgcatttctttttgcaGGTTTAATGAACTTTTTGTTCCCTGACCCCTGTTTGCTCCATCCGGTGAATTGTGACTATAAAATTACACAGTTCCTCAGCTCGTTTATGGCACATATCAACTGTTGCATATTACTGATAACCACGGCAGCAGCTCTTGTCCTCTTGCAGCATTTATCTCCTGAGCCGTCCTCATTTGGGATGATTAATAGAAACAATGGCGACGTCCACCCTTGGACCCATAAAGCATGACACATACAGCAACCTGCCCCTTCTGACTTGCCATGAGAAATGAGTGACCTTTGGCACTGGTTATGAGGTAACAGCTGTTTGTCCTGCTCCGCTTGGTGCCGACCTCGATACCGCAGCAATCAATCCCACCCTCACTTCCaggattgttttctttttcttttcttttttttttgtcgagCTCGAAGGCCAGGCACCGTCGTAAGACCCGCAGGGTGCGTTTTGTATTGAGTTGCAAGCAGAGGAGCCTTCTCACCTGAACTGGTTGTGCTGAAAGTCAATTGGgggttgctatggaaacaaaCAAGACACTGCAACCTCAGGCTGCAGGATAATACCGTGCACtgttttagcacaaaaaaagaagcaagtcAGATccccctttttgtttttttaagttagaacgaatctctgctgacaaaacaaactttcctGTTGCGTTTGCAGGTTTTCGACATTGGCCGGTACCAGGAGTCGCTGGCGGCCTACTTTGCCCTGGGCCAGCATGAGCACATCAACCAGATCCTGGAGATTTTGCTCGGCGAGACGCGAGCCTACGTGTTCTTCGACAGGAGCCACGGCGACATGCACTCCTTCGTCCGCACCTGCAAGAAGCTGCGGGAAGACGAGGCCGCCCGGCTCTTCTATCAGATAGCCTCGGCCGTGGCACATTGCCATGACAACGGACTGGTCCTCCGTGACCTCAAGCTGAGGAAGTTCGTCTTCAAGAACGAGGACAGGTAAGCCGCGTCAGACCTCGGCTATGTAAGCGCCGCgactcctctccctctctctctgcttcacaTGGTGAGAATACAGTGTTGTTATGTCACATATTGGCTCAAGCAGCGGTTGGTGGAAGCTGAGTCAGAACAAGAGTGGCATGGTTCTCCTGAACACATCTGCCCCAGTTCTTTCTGAGCGTGTGGTTTTATTGGTGGAAATGTCTCACGCACTGTGTATAAATGGATGAAATGCATGAGAATGAGTGAGCGGGCAATCATTAGCCAACCTGGAAGGCCAGCACCAGCGCTGGGTTGAACAGCACGGTCCGATAAGCTGCCGGGACAAGCTTTTAGGATGGCAGATGATCAGTCGAATCGAGTCTCCAGGCTACTGTAGCGATAAGCTGAACCTGACACTCACACTTGGAGTACAGATGCTGACACCTGCTGGCAGTAGTTGCTAACTGCAAAACATGGCATCTGTTGCTACTGCAACCCCAGAGCAAGATTGACTTttatcttttcatgttttttgggggggggtttatACATAGAAGTACAAATGACAACTCCCAAGCAGAAGCTTCGCACTTCCTCGGCTTTTAGGTTATTGCTTTTTAGCCGCTCTGCTTGTTGCCATTTGAGTGTGGGGTGTCATTTATTTGGCACATACTGTGGAAACTAGAAGCTGAGCTGCTTCACATACTTAGTGCAGGTCCAGTGACCTCCGGTGGTCCTGGACAGAGGCATGCATCGCATTTAAAGAGGTTGGTGGTGAGCGGTTTTTTCAAGCCATGTCtctgagatatatatatattttatatatatatatatatatatagaccaaatcacaaaatctgtttttattttgttacaaagatgtaaacaataatttaaaaaatatcagaaattaaTTGTAGTATAGGATTGTTGGGTAGATTACTCTACTCTTTCACTTTTCTGCGCTCAACACAGTGAACACAAGTAGTCCTGACACGTTAACAGACCTTActgaacaataaattgtccctgaagttattgcaataaacgatgatattgttgttttgaaaccatttgaGTAGTATGATGGtaatggcacaataatgcaagaacGCATTCTCAATGATGAACATTTGAAACCATAactggaagatgttttaaatatccaaaatacataaaaaaacaacaacaaataaaatcaattatgaagtctatgtaaataaaattgtccttccaaagaaaaaaaggcgggctagttgagaccaaagcaccagactgctGTGGTAGGAAGAGAGAAAAGCGAAAACGATCAATCACgcaaatggaaaatattgagtCTGTTTGAATTtgtcatgcaattaattgatttattgcgacaggtcTAAACGCAAGTTGTAAGATGATGTAAGTAATGGAAGTTTGAGTAGAACCTGCCACCTTGAGACTTAATTTCCATACAAACCCTGACTAAGAATGTTGCCCATGGAAAAGCTTTTGTCGGAGGCAAGTGAGACGCGCAGCAGCTCCGGTTCAGCCGAACGGCGTGCCGTCTGAAACCACAGGTGGGTGAGGGGCAGCGCTGCGTTGCTCCGGGCTCCACGTGTGATTAGGCTCAAATATGTTCCAATGAATAATGTGGTTTTAATCTCGCTTATTGTGCATTTAAGCCTTTTGAAAGTGCAGTAATAATTATTCCTGTTCCGAAAATGAGCAAGAAGCAATTCAATTAAGCATGCTTCTAAATATCATGGAGGAGGAATGAGTGTCTGGCCCAGGGAAACGGAGCAAATATCCGTATTTGAAAGCTGTGCTCTGTAGCAAAATAATGGGATTTCGTTATTATGCTGtggttaaatgtttttgcaaacttttattcttttattttcttctttttttaattcagttgctttgatataaaacaaattgaTACTTTTTCGTGTGAAAGTGTCTTAGCTTATTTTCTAGCAGCTGATCCCTTATAAGTCGAAGactcactgtgtgtgttttttgcctCTCCTTTGGTTCCAGAAACCTTGTTAAACTGGAGAGCCTCGAGGACTCTTACATTCTTGCTGGTCTTGACGATTCGCTGTCAGACAAACATGGCTGCCCGGCCTACGTCAGCCCGGAGATCCTCAACGCCAACGGCAGCTACTCGGGCAAGGCGGCCGACGTCTGGAGCCTGGGCGTCATGCTCTACACCATCCTCGTGGGGCGCTACCCTTTCCACGACGTCGAGCCGGGATCGCTGTTCAGCAAAATCCGCCGGGGCCACTTCAACATCCCAGAGACGCTGACGCCGAAGGCCAAGTGCCTGATCCGCTCCATACTGCGCCGGGAGCCGGCGGAGCGCCTCACCTCCCGGGAGATCCTGGAGCACCCATGGTTCGCCTCCTCCGGAGTGCTGGGGGGGTTCCAGGCGCACGGCAGAGGGGAGAGGGAGCAGGAGCAAATGGTGCCTGAGGTGaacatggaggaggagctggagcttTTTAGCTGAACCGCCCCCACCGACGAAGAAGCACAAAACAGAGAACGCCGCCACGGGTCGGCTCGCCACGGTATCAACAGAGCTCCACTTCTCCCCCCTGCACCCCctccctcaaaaaaaaaaaaaaaaagaacagtagTGTAGAGATAAATAGATGAATTTGTCACTCATAATAAAGGTGTTTCCATCGTGTTTTCCTTTTCCACCACTTCATGGAAAACCTTGAGCCTGGCATGACAAATGGCATCTATACACCATCTGGCGGCGCGCTCTCCCCATTTGGGGATGTCGCTGCCAGACATGCAAGTTGCAAACAATgtagcaattttattttattttttttcttgcgtGTTTTGGTTTAATGTGGTGCTCATACGAAGTTGAAgcattcaccttttttttttttttttgacactattAAGCGCATGAAGGGACATATGAAGACTGTAAACCAAGGACAACCATACTAAACGAACTGCAgcaccacatttttttttcttacaaatttagctttttctttttcttcttttgtgctttttgcGTCGCCATGGCTGCGGCCGGTAATAGAGCAGCGCCGCAGACCCAAAGTTAGAAAGGGCAACCCCACGTTTTGTTGCTAAGCCGATACAACTGACTTGGGACCACTAGGAAACAGAGCATCTTTGTCTCTTTGTCATCAttgcataagaaaaaaaatgtctgacctcagtttttttttttttttgttttctttgtatctCAATGCTGACAATTCTGACAGTCACTAAACTCCTTGGtggcctttttttctttcagtcacGTCTCTTAAGCTTCTACCATGCtttcatttattgcttttgtcTCTTAAGCTATTCTAATCTGCTCCTCGCTGCTTTAATATCTTTCCATAAACCcttttttatccattttctgTGTGATCATCCCAACATGGCATAAAGCACTTGGTGCGTTAGGTTAACGGACACTTCCACCTTCTTGAAATTagcttcctttttatttttttatttaaatttcagttGCAGAAGCGATGACgtttatttaaattgtaacagctataaaaatatatataaatgaatataaatatatatttaaaaactacatagCAGGGTATTTCTTTACCAAgagattccttttttttttttttccccatgtatGACGTAGGCAATATTTTGACACAGGACAGGTGTGAAGTGAAAACGCGCCTGTCtgaagttttaaagaaaaaaaaaacaccatctATGCCAGTATTCCTGTGCCCCCAACAGGCCATGCCACCCAGTCTCCCTCATTTCTTTTggaggaattaaaataaaataaaaatctagatATGGGATATTCAGTAGTGGTATTGCTATTCCATAATCACTCCATGACCTCATGTTAGTTTTTTCCTACTGCCTGTGTAGGTTCTGTGAAAGGATCACGCTCAAATTGGGTAGCAGTGGACATGTTTCGTCGTATCTCAATGTTacttgaatttgtgttttttaaccGAGTCAGTGGCATGTGCTCCATGAATGCTATAGCCTGCCTAGCGAGGGGTTACGGGCGGGTTGGGGTTTGgaggatgcttttttttttggttttcctttcttttcaagaaaagctattttaacagaaaaaaaaaaatctcaattgagttgcttttcagtttaaaatacg
Proteins encoded in this window:
- the trib2 gene encoding tribbles homolog 2, with the translated sequence MNIQRSNPINISRYGRSRHKSHDFEELSCLRTTESNQSFSPNLGSPSPPETPDSSHCISRIGDYLLLEPLEGDHVFRAAHLHSGDELICKVFDIGRYQESLAAYFALGQHEHINQILEILLGETRAYVFFDRSHGDMHSFVRTCKKLREDEAARLFYQIASAVAHCHDNGLVLRDLKLRKFVFKNEDRNLVKLESLEDSYILAGLDDSLSDKHGCPAYVSPEILNANGSYSGKAADVWSLGVMLYTILVGRYPFHDVEPGSLFSKIRRGHFNIPETLTPKAKCLIRSILRREPAERLTSREILEHPWFASSGVLGGFQAHGRGEREQEQMVPEVNMEEELELFS